The following coding sequences are from one Bufo gargarizans isolate SCDJY-AF-19 unplaced genomic scaffold, ASM1485885v1 fragScaff_scaffold_607_pilon:::fragment_2:::debris, whole genome shotgun sequence window:
- the CHD4 gene encoding chromodomain-helicase-DNA-binding protein 4 isoform X2, whose protein sequence is MASGMGPPSPGSDGEIEVMLNSHHQDDDDLDEDLSEVETPKVKKKKKPKKPRESKTPKGKRQKKEDLDDSSGEGNDFGEDDGGLVRSDSEGSDYTPGKKKKKKLAQKKEKKSKAKREEEDDDDDDSKEPKSSAQLLEDWGMEDIDHVFTEDDYRTLTNYKAFSQFVRPLIAAKNPKIAVSKMMMVLGAKWREFSTNNPLKGSSGASVAAAAAAAVAVVESMVASAETNPPPPPLPPPPPPPAEVPLRKAKTKEGKGPNARKKPKIVRPPENKKTKAKKVAPLKIKLGGFGSKRKRSSSEEEDLDVDSDYDEGSMNSLSVSDGSTSKSSRSRKKLRANKKKKKDEETVGAVDGYETDHQDYCEVCQQGGEIILCDTCPRAYHMVCLDPDMDKAPEGKWSCPHCEKEGVQWEAKEDNSEIDDDLDETVGDPEEEDHHMEFCRVCKDGGELLCCDACPSSYHIHCLNPPLPEIPNGEWLCPRCTCLPLKGKIQKILTWKWGQPPSPTSVLKPANTNHGALPPKPLEGRPEREFFVKWHGMSYLHCSWVTELQLELHCQVMFRNYQRKNDMDEPPPIDYLLDDEEKRRKRKNKDPKYLEMEEKFYRYGIKPEWMMIHRVLNHSVDKKGNVHYLIKWRDLAYDQASWEMEDADVQDFDTYKQGYWNHRELMCGDDGRPGKKVKKFKAKRLERPPDTPTVDPTVKYDRQQEYLDCTGGTLHPYQLEGLNWLRFSWAQGTDTILADEMGLGKTVQTAVFLYSLYKEGHSKGPFLVSAPLSTIINWEREFEMWAPDMYVVTYIGDKDSRAVIRENEFSFEDNAIRGGKKASRMKKEASVKFHVLLTSYELITIDMAVLGSIDWACLVVDEAHRLKNNQSKFFRVLNGYSLQHKLLLTGTPLQNNLEELFHLLNFLTPERFNNLEGFLEEFADIAKEDQIKKLHDMLGPHMLRRLKADVFKNMPSKTELIVRVELSPMQKKYYKFILTRNFEALNTRGGGNQVSLLNVVMDLKKCCNHPYLFPVAAMEAPKMPNGMYDGSALIKGAGKLFLLQKMLRKLKDDGHRVLIFSQMTKMLDLLEDFMEHEGYKYERIDGGITGNMRQEAIDRFNAPGAQQFCFLLSTRAGGLGINLATADTVVIYDSDWNPHNDIQAFSRAHRIGQNKKVMIYRFVTRASVEERITQVAKKKMMLTHLVVRPGLGSKTGSMSKQELDDILKFGTEELFKDEATEGGENKEGEDMSVIHYDDKAIARLLDRNQDEIEEDTEIQGMNEYLSSFKVAQYVVRDEEMADEEEVVREIIKQEESVDPDYWEKLLRHHYEQQQEDLARNLGKGKRIRKQVNYNDGSQEDRDWQDDQSDNQSDYSVASEEGDEDFDERSEAARRPNRKGLRNDKDKPLPPLLARVGGNIEVLGFNARQRKAFLNAIMRYGMPPQDAFTTQWLVRDLRGKSEKEFKAYVSLFMRHLCEPGADGAETFADGVPREGLSRQHVLTRIGVMSLIRKKVQEFEHVNGRWSMPELAEQEENKKISPVDSPSPKTPTPSTPGDTQPNTPAPAVTNEEGVKTEEAGVKEENAQPESKPPEENNKSAQPAAETPAQTETTQTEVKAEEPENKEKPPAAEPMETEAKPEPEKANDDVIAVDDKKDDVQPVTLHNGETPKESTEEIKKKAAATKQRFMFNIADGGFTELHSLWQNEERAATVTKKTYEIWHRRHDYWLLSGIINHGYARWQDIQNDVRYAILNEPFKGEVNRGNFLEIKNKFLARRFKLLEQALVIEEQLRRAAYLNMSEDPSHPSMALNTRFAEVECLAESHQHLSKESMAGNKPANAVLHKVLKQLEELLSDMKADVTRLPATIARIPPVAVRLQMSERNILSRLASRSGEPQPQQMAQQ, encoded by the exons ATGATGATGACTTGGATGAAGATCTCTCCGAGGTGGAAACtcctaaagtaaaaaagaaaaagaagcctAAAAAGCCACGGGAATCCAAGACTCCCAAAGGGAAGAGGCAGAAGAAGGAG GACCTGGATGATAGCTCCGGGGAAGGCAATGATTTTGGAGAGGATGATGGAGGCCTTGTTCGATCTGACAGTGAAGGCAGTGATTACACTCccgggaagaagaagaagaaaaagctgGCACAAAAGAAGGAAAAGAAATCCAAGGcaaagcgtgaagaggaagacgaTGATGACGATGATTCTAAG GAACCAAAGTCTTCAGCGCAGCTCCTGGAGGACTGGGGAATGGAGGACATTGATCACGTGTTCACAGAGGATGATTATAGAACACTGACCAATTATAAAGCCTTCAGTCAATTCGTCAG GCCACTTATAGCTGCCAAGAACCCTAAAATTGCCGTGTCCAAGATGATGATGGTTCTTGGAGCTAAGTGGAGAGAGTTCAGCACCAACAATCCATTGAAGGGCAGCTCTGGCGCATccgttgctgctgctgccgcagCTGCCGTGGCTGTGGTTGAAAGCATGGTTGCTTCTGCAGAGAccaatcctcctcctcctcctcttccacctccaccaccaccaccagctgaGGTTCCCCTGCGCAAAGCAAAAACCAAGGAAGGAAAAG GACCCAATGCCAGAAAGAAACCAAAGATCGTCCGTCCACCAGAAAATAAGAAAACCAAAGCCAAGAAAGTGGCCCCTCTGAAGATCAAGCTGGGGGGTTTTGGTTCAAAACGCAAGCGCTCTTCT agtgaggaggaggaCCTTGATGTGGACTCGGACTATGACGAAGGCAGCATGAACAGCCTGTCTGTATCCGACGGATCAACCAGCAAGAGCAGCCGAAGCCGTAAGAAACTCCGAGCcaacaagaagaaaaagaagg ATGAGGAGACAGTAGGTGCTGTCGATGGTTATGAGACAGACCACCAGGACTACTGTGAGGTTtgccagcaaggaggagagatCATCCTATGTGACACATGCCCACGAGCTTATCACATGGTTTGCTTGGACCCAGACATGGACAAAGCACCTGAGGGCAAATGGAGTTGTCCTCACTGC GAAAAGGAAGGCGTACAATGGGAAGCTAAAGAGGACAACTCGGAGATTGATGATGATTTGGATGAGACTGTAGGTGACCCAGAGGAAGAAGATCACCACATGGAATTTTGTCGTGTTTGTAAGGATGGCGGAGAGCTGCTGTGTTGCGATGCCTGTCCTTCTTCCTACCATATTCACTGTCTGAACCCACCGCTTCCAGAAATACCCAACGGAGAGTGGTTGTGTCCTAGATGTACA TGTCTCCCGCTTAAAGGTAAAATCCAAAAAATATTGACATGGAAATGGGGACAGCCACCTTCTCCTACATCAGTGCTGAAACCAGCCAACACAAATCATGGTGCTCTTCCACCAAAACCTTTGGAAGGGCGTCCAGAGCGCGAGTTTTTCGTCAAGTGGCACGGAATGTCTTATCTGCACTGTTCTTGGGTGACAGAGCTGCAG CTGGAATTGCACTGCCAGGTGATGTTCAGGAACTACCAGAGAAAGAACGACATGGATGAACCTCCCCCTATTGATTatttgctagatgatgaggaaaaAAGACGCAAGAGGAAAAACAAAGATCCAAAATACTTAGAAATGGAGGAGAAATTTTATCGCTATGGTATCAAACCAGAATGGATGATGATTCACAGAGTCCTAAATCACAG TGTGGACAAGAAGGGAAATGTCCATTACTTGATCAAGTGGAGGGACCTTGCTTATGACCAGGCATCCTGGGAAATGGAAGATGCAGATGTTCAGGATTTTGACACATACAAACAAGGCTACTGGAACCACAG AGAGCTTATGTGTGGAGATGACGGCCGCCCTGGAAAGAAGGTGAAGAAATTCAAAGCAAAAAGACTAGAGAGACCTCCAGACACTCCAACAGTCGAT CCTACAGTGAAGTATGATCGTCAGCAAGAGTACTTGGATTGTACAGGAGGTACCCTTCACCCTTACCAGTTGGAGGGTTTGAATTGGCTGCGTTTCTCATGGGCACAAGGCACAGACACCATCCTTGCAGATGAAATGGGTCTGGGAAAGACTGTACAGACAGCAGTCTTCTTGTACTCTCTCTATAAGGAG GGTCACTCAAAAGGTCCCTTTTTGGTCAGTGCTCCTCTTTCCACTATCATTAACTGGGAACGAGAGTTTGAAATGTGGGCACCCGATATGTACGTAGTCACATACATTGGAGACAAGGACAGCCGAGCCGTTATTCGAGAAAATGAGTTCTCGTTTGAGGACAATGCTATACGGGGTGGCAAGAAAGCATCACGCATGAAG AAAGAAGCATCTGTAAAGTTCCATGTTTTGCTTACTTCATATGAGCTGATCACCATTGATATGGCTGTCCTGGGCTCCATAGATTGGGCCTGTTTGGTAGTAGATGAAGCTCATCGTCTGAAAAATAACCAATCCAAG TTCTTCAGGGTTCTTAATGGATACAGTCTTCAGCACAAGTTGCTACTTACGGGAACCCCATTGCAGAACAACCTTGAAGAATTGTTCCATTTACTGAACTTCTTAACGCCCGAGCGGTTTAA TAACCTGGAAGGTTTCCTGGAAGAATTTGCAGATATCGCAAAGGAAGATCAAATCAAGAAGCTTCATGACATGTTGGGACCTCACATGTTGAGAAGATTAAAGGCTGATGTCTTCAAGAACATGCCTTCTAAGACGGAGCTCATTGTTCGTGTTGAACTCAGCCCCATGCAGAA AAAATATTATAAGTTCATCCTCACTAGAAATTTTGAGGCTCTTAATACTCGAGGAGGAGGTAACCAAGTATCTCTACTCAACGTTGTGATGGACCTCAAAAAGTGCTGCAACCATCCTTACCTCTTCCCTGTGGCTGCTATG GAGGCTCCCAAGATGCCCAATGGAATGTATGACGGCAGTGCCCTCATTAAGGGGGCTGGAAAGTTGTTTCTTCTGCAGAAGATGTTGAGAAAACTGAAGGATGATGGGCACAGAGTACTCATTTTCTCCCAG ATGACCAAGATGTTGGATTTGCTGGAAGACTTCATGGAACATGAGGGCTATAAGTATGAGAGAATAGATGGAGGCATCACTGGAAACATGCGTCAAGAAGCCATTGATCGTTTTAACG CGCCGGGTGCTCAACAGTTCTGTTTCCTTCTGTCAACTCGAGCTGGAGGTTTGGGAATTAATCTTGCTACAGCTGACACTGTGGTCATCTATGACTCCGACTGGAATCCTCATAATGATATTCAG GCTTTTAGCAGAGCCCATCGTATTGGACAGAATAAGAAGGTCATGATTTACCGATTTGTAACTAGAGCATCTGTGGAGGAAAGGATTACTCAGGTCGCGAAGAAGAAGATGATGCTCACTCACTTGGTCGTAAGACCAGGTCTTGGCTCCAAGACTGGTTCAATGTCAAAGCAGGAACTGGATGACATCCTGAagtttggtaccgaagaacttttTAAAGATGAAGCAACAGAAGGAG GTGAAAACAAGGAAGGCGAGGACATGAGCGTCATTCACTACGATGACAAAGCCATAGCCCGATTGTTGGATAGGAACCAAGATGAGATTGAAGAAGACACGGAGATACAGGGAATGAATGAATATCTGAGCTCCTTCAAAGTGGCACAGTATGTGGTCCGCGACGAAGAAATGGCT GATGAAGAGGAAGTTGTCCGTGAAATTATCAAACAGGAGGAGAGCGTGGATCCAGATTACTGGGAGAAACTTCTCAGACACCATTATGAGCAACAGCAGGAAGACCTGGCTCGTAATCTGGGTAAAGGAAAGCGAATCCGTAAACAGGTGAACTACAATGACGGCAGCCAAGAGGACAGAG ATTGGCAGGATGATCAGTCCGATAACCAGTCTGATTACTCTGTGGCTTCTGAAGAAGGAGATGAAGACTTTGATGAACGATCAGAAG CAGCCCGTCGACCCAACAGGAAAGGCTTGAGGAATGATAAAGATAAACCTTTACCGCCTCTGCTGGCTCGTGTGGGAGGCAACATTGAG GTGTTGGGTTTCAATGCCCGTCAACGAAAGGCTTTCCTCAATGCCATTATGCGTTACGGCATGCCACCACAGGACGCATTCACCACCCAATGGCTTGTCAGAGATCTACGTGGAAAATCTGAGAAGGAATTTAA AGCGTACGTGTCATTGTTTATGCGTCATCTCTGTGAACCGGGTGCAGATGGAGCAGAGACCTTTGCAGATGGCGTTCCGAGGGAAGGTCTCTCTCGCCAGCATGTGCTAACAAGAATTGGAGTTATGTCTCTCATTCGCAAGAAG GTTCAAGAGTTTGAGCATGTCAATGGGCGCTGGAGTATGCCAGAGCTTGCTGAGCAAGAAGAGAACAAGAAGATCTCTCCAGTCGACTCTCCGTCTCCTAAAACTCCCACCCCATCCACGCCAGGGGACACGCAGCCTAATACGCCCGCCCCAGCTGTAACAAATG AGGAGGGTGTCAAAACTGAGGAGGCGGGTGTGAAAGAGGAAAACGCACAACCAGAATCAAAACCACCCGAGGAAAATAATAAG AGCGCACAACCAGCAGCAGAAACTCCAGCTCAGACAGAGACGACTCAGAcagaggtgaaggcagaggagcctGAAAACAAAGAGAAGCCTCCTGCTGCGGAGCCCATGGAGACGGAGGCAAAACCAGAACCAGAGAAAGCCAATGATGATGTTATTGCTGTGGATGATAAGAAAG ATGATGTCCAGCCTGTAACATTACACAATGGAGAGACCCCCAAAGAGTCCACAGAGGAGATAAAGAAAAAGGCTGCAGCCACCAAGCAGAGGTTCATGTTTAACATTGCAGATGGAGGCTTCACAG AACTACACTCATTATGGCAGAACGAAGAGCGAGCAGCAACCGTTACCAAGAAGACTTACGAGATCTGGCACCGGAGACACGACTATTGGCTGCTGTCTGGCATTATAAA CCATGGCTATGCACGCTGGCAGGACATTCAGAATGATGTGCGGTATGCCATCCTCAACGAACCATTCAAAGGAGAAGTGAACAGAGGCAACTTCCTGGAGATCAAAAACAAGTTTCTGGCCCGACGGTTCAAA CTTCTAGAACAGGCACTTGTCATAGAAGAGCAGCTGAGACGAGCTGCTTATCTGAACATGTCTGAAGATCCCTCACACCCGTCCATGGCTCTGAATACTCGATTTGCAGAGGTGGAGTGTTTGGCCGAAAGTCACCAGCACTTATCTAAAGAGTCGATGGCAGGGAACAAGCCAGCCAATGCTGTTTTACATAAAG TACTTAAACAGTTGGAAGAACTATTGAGTGATATGAAAGCAGATGTCACCCGACTTCCAGCCACCATCGCTCGAATTCCTCCTGTGGCTGTTAGGTTACAGATGTCAGAACGCAACATCTTGAGCCGATTGGCAAGCAGGAGCGGTGAACCTCAACCCCAGCAG ATGGCTCAGCAATAA